The sequence AAGCTGGAGGCCTTTCGGAAGGCTGAATTCTTCTTCATCATCGATAATGCAAGGAATAGAAAAAATTCAAATTTTGCGTATAAGTGGTGATGACGATGAGTTTCATGAACAGTTTTGATTTTATCCTGCCCACCAGGATCAGCTTCGGGCTCGGTGTCTCGGGCGAACTGGGCAGGGAGTTGGAAGCTCTTCAGGCGAAAAAAGTATTGATAGTGACGGACAAAGGCATCATCAAGGCCGGGCTGCTTGACAGGGTCACGAAGAGCCTCGAGGGAAAGGTGCAGTACGAGGTCTTTGACGGCGTTGA is a genomic window of Thermovirga sp. containing:
- a CDS encoding iron-containing alcohol dehydrogenase; amino-acid sequence: MSFMNSFDFILPTRISFGLGVSGELGRELEALQAKKVLIVTDKGIIKAGLLDRVTKSLEGKVQYEVFDGV